A window of Parambassis ranga chromosome 18, fParRan2.1, whole genome shotgun sequence genomic DNA:
AACGGTCAGGATGGTGGTGAATGCCAAAGCTCCACTCAAGAAGTACACCAAGACAAGAGATTTCACCCCATCTGCAGGAAACATGAAGATGTTActgcgttttattttttagattcATAGTTTTGCAACTTCATTGCCAACTAGTATGTTTAAATGGATACTGGTTGTTTTAATTGTTGGTCAATAGATATGAAGCATGACTGTAACATTTGTGGAGTAAATGTGAGGTTTTAGTCAGATgtagaaaagcagaaaatattcTTCTGTAACTGCAGTCACTGGAAACATACAGTGTATTTCTCAACATTTGTTCCCATCACAAAAGACCAGTAGACCAGACcagtattaaaaaaatagaatgAAACAGCACTCAGATCTTCATGGAAAGTACAACTATACACAATATTGAGTCTTTACAGTGTGCAACTTTTAGACCAGAGATGAGCACTTCAATATTACTTACCCCTCACTTCATCATCTTTgagctctttctctcctccaaaCAGTATGTGTCCACATGAGGCAACAGCACAGTAGGCATCATAATTTGACAGGTTCACATTCCGTGGCAGATTGTACAAACAgttagttgtttgtgtttttggtttCCTCTCACACTGGTCATTCCTGCCTCCATGGGTGTAAATGAGTCCTGGATGAGATGTTTCTGAGTGTCTGAACCAGTAAACACTGTGTTCTCCATCACAGGTCTCAGAGTGTACTGTACAGTTCAGAGTCACAGAGCCTCCTGCCTGGAGGCTTtcagacactgactgactgactgaaggtTTCAGGTTCAAACCTGAACCCTTTATGCTGACTGTAACACCCTCTCTGAATTCAAAGCTTACTGAAAAGCTACTTGCACAGTAATAAGTAGCTGAGTCTGAAAACTGCAAATCCAAAATCATCAAGTGATTTTTCCCATTTCCAGTGTCCAGTGAGAAGCGTGGATTGTTCTTGTATTCATCAAGAAAAGTAGCATTTTTATCATAAACGTAGAACTTAGAAATGAGCTTCGGTTTCTGTCCCAAAGTTTGCTTATACCAGAAATATCTTGCTACCAGCTGACTGTCATAGAAACATCGCAAAGTTACATTTTCACCAACATTAGCTGATATAAAACCACTCTTCCGAGTGAGATGAACAGATGAGGACTGACATGTCTTCTGAGCTgaagggagagaaaagagaaagcaaacacagtCAGTTTAATCTGACACTACACAAAATAAGTTTAAGAAACTGAAAACTATTATGTTGAAAAACACAGCTCACCTAGTTTCCCCAAGAACAGACACGTCACATAGAAAACAAACTTTGGAGAAGTCATCATGTTTAAATCGGTGACCTGACTGTAAAGAGTCCTGCTCTACATCTTCACTGTCTCTTAAAAGACAAGACTGTGTTTGATTGGCCAATGTCCTGTTACAGAAACAtgatcacatgttcacagccacCTATAGTGTTACGTGTAGGATGGGTTGGTGAAAGATGAAGAACAAAATGGCTCTTCAACTGAGATCTGAAATCACCAAAATATAAAAAGCAACATCACTGATGCGTCGTGTTCTAAATTTGTGAATAGTGCTGTGTTTGATTTCTTTAAAGATCTTTCTTTAGGATTAGAGGTTTCATTAGAACTTCCATGTTTCTACAGTACCCCAGGAGAGAAATATCAACAACTAAACAACGTAACCTAATCACTTGATGTAGCAAGGCTTCTCCATACAGCTCTAAATGACAGCATCAGTATAAGATATGTGCCAGTTCTCATGCTATGCATGAGCATATAGCTTATAAAGGTGGAAACGGCCATTTCATTTGAGAATTCTCAGTTCTTTCTGCCTTCTTGTTCTAGCACCTTTGAATTGATCTTTACATATCACACCCTTCATCTTTACATATCACACCCTTCAAAGGATGTTCACCctaaaatgagacacagctaaaGATATAATTTAAGGGTGCAACTATACCATATATTAATTCTTTATACTTAAGTTCTTACGTTATATGTTGTGGAGAGTAACGCAAtttgattctctgtatgtccagcacatatggcAGTATTGACAGTAAAGCTGACTTTAACTTTGACTATAGGTGCCTGACAGTCATTGtaggttgtttttttgtctggaaACTTTTATATCCTTTTCCTCTGGTGTTGTAATACTTTAGCTTGATCTTGGTCTTTCCTTTCTTACCACCTCAGGTGTTCACTCAAGAGAGACTAAGACCAGAAGTGATTTATTTGTCCACCCTATGTGTGGTTTATTTCTGCAAAGATATCACCCTTTGCCAGTGACAAGGGTGTGTGACCTGACCGTGAGACTCAGTTTATTCTCAgggaaaacaaaatcaaaattgTGAGGTACATTAACAAAATGGACACTGAGTTGTTAGTCATTGTAAActtgtttaatgtttttacttgtAAGTACAAGTAACATTGATTACAAGTTACATTGATAAAAGGAGGCATATTACACTTTTTAAGATGATGTATGTGACAAAAATGAAACGTATATGGCTTTACTGCTTTACACTGCGGTACACACATTCAGTCCAGGTGTTGTCCATCTGTCTTCGTGACTGATCATGTTTTTTCTTGAATCTTTAAATTTGTAATCCTGATAATGAAAAGAAGTCAGACAAAGATGTATTTAGTGACagaaagttttttgttttttttttaacttgaaacaAAAACTACCTTTGAATTTTATGCTGAGGATCTTATATGACACCCTGGAAAACAGAAGAGCATGTATTGATTAACAGGCTCAGTCAATGCATGATTGATTACCTTTACAGAGGCAGCTATCGGACTTGTTCATTACACACACCAGGAAAACCATTTGCACAATCATGAAAGCCCCGCTCCAGACATACACCAACACAAGAGCGTTCTGATCTGCagtcagacagaaagaaatatTACAGATCCATTAGTTATTATTTAACTCTGAGTGTGCACTTAATTAGACCACTGTGTTTCTACTCACCCTTAATGTCCAGTTTTGTTCCCTTCCCAAACACTATGTGTCCACAGGAGGCCACAGCACAGTAATAGGACCCAGCGTAAGATGTGTTCAGGTTTCTCATGGGCAGACTGTACATacaggagtgtgtatgtgtatttgtcTCACATTGGTCATTCCTGCCTCCATGAGTGTAAATGAGTCCTGGAGACTCCTCAGAGGGTCTGAACCAGTAAACACTGTGTTCTCCATCACAGGTCCCAGTGTGTACTGTACAGTTCAGAGTCACAGAGCCTCCTGCCTGGAAGCTCtcagacactgactgactgactgaaggtTTCAGGTTCAAACCTGAACCCTTTACACTGACTGTAATGCCCTCTGCAAATTCAAATGTTACTGAAAAGCTACTTGCACAGTAGTAAGTAGCTGAGTCTGAAATTTGTAAATTTGTAATAGTCAAGTGATTGTTTCCATTTCCAGTGTCCAGTGAGAAGCGTGGATTGTTCTGGTATTCGTCAAGAAAAGTAGCATTTTTACTGAAGACGTAGAAGATAGAAATAAGCTTTGGTTTCTCTCCAAAGTTTGCTTATaccaataaaacattttcacctTGCTGTCATAGAAACATCACAAAGTTACACTTTCACCAACATTAGCTGATTTAAAACCACCCTCCTGATGAACAGATGAGGACTGACATGTCTTTTGAGTTGAACggagagaagaaacaaaacaaacacacaatatgaaaacaaaaacatggccATACACTTCCACCAACAACAGACAAGTCAGAAAGAAGACAACCTGTAAAGATGTCATCATGTTGAATAAAGGGACCCTTGCTTCCTCTCCTTACTTTTCACAGAAAAGACTGGTTGGCCAGCAGGAAGTGACACAGTATGTCTCAGCAAGGAAGCATGATCACATGTTCACTGCATCCTGTAGCAAGTCATTAataagatcattaaacaacacagaagtttgttcctgacactgtggctcttaagggggttcaggctctgggtctctgtgaagcactttaacacaatttctgattgtaaaacgcACTATATTAATAAAACTTGACTTGAATTGAATTGCAGCCTTCCTCCTTATTTAATgacctctgcttttttttttttttttggggggggggggggggggggggggggtaagtcaatgtagaaccgccactgacTAGCCCCTGAACAGCCCCTGCTGTTGTTTGCTGTGATGTTGTGTCTTAAGAATGTACAGCTGAGTTTTTTAATTTCAAAAGCAAATCAAATtagatattttttgttttggcaCTGTGGCTGAATGTTGATAGTAATGACAGAACTTTTTTTcacagacttttattttacttGTTAAGGGCAAAACAGCGTAAGACTACAACATAACATTACAAGCACATATAAactatatttacacacatcaaacataacttcaacaccgtgcaaatcaattatcaatcatcaaaataaaattctcacATCACAGTCGGCCCacttgccacatggttattgctAGCTCTCTGATACTTCAAGTGacacaaacaaggtgtcatatgaaagctgagactttaccaattggcactgttacatttgtcttgctatattataaatatttggtaAATTCGACTATAAAGaacataaaagtaaaaaaaatcactagttTAGAGCGAATAACagtctttcttctgtaaatttgcaataaaaagtcatatttgacttcccgacaggaagccagagccgaagacgaggcaggggaccctccagggtcccgacaggaagccagagccgaagacgaggcaggggaccctccagggtcccgacaggacaccagagccgaagacgaggcaggggaccctccagggtcccgacaggaagccagagccgaagacgaagcaggggaccctccaggatCAGGGCTGGAAGCCcgagttgggggttccccagtgactggaccagttgctggggctgagagtccctctgggtcagggcgtggacccagatctgatgaccctccagggtcaaggctggatgcacccccagcatccagacaggtgacctcaagtgtctctgccacccctgtcttggcaggaagtcctctgcggggggcactggaggtctctgtggcaggtggcgtcgtctggagcccgccctctggccgagacgggaggagcgggGTCGTCTGGAGCCCGGGGGCCGCCCGGGGGCCGAGTCCCTTCCAACAATGGCCGAGTCCCTTCCAACAATGGCCCAAATTTGGGAAGGAGGGCATAGTCTGACACAACCTCCCAGTTTGCCAGGAAGAACTGCCTGCGCTCCTCCACCCCCTTCAAGGCAGAGACAAAATCAAACAGATAGTCTGCCGGGTCCATTTTTAGTCAGTTCCTAAGGGGCAAACTCTGGGCCGTGGCTAAAGGCAGCCGATAACCGCTCCTGCATCTGCTGTGTCCAAGTTTGGCTAGTTCGTTCTGTCAGGGTTTTGTGAGGagcggacacagttgcaggacgcagagcagTTTAGATGTtcaaaaaaagtcttttatttaaaggccaggagggcaaaacaatacaaactaaaaatcacactacacatggcaaaactagaaaagcaaaaaCTAGGAATCTAGCAAGGATTCAAGgcagggttcaaaaacataacatggcATGGCAAGGACGAGAAATGGAgtgacacaaagcccacacagacgagacgaactagcaaggacaaaggggaagacacagactatatacaaagggaagacaacgagacacaggtgatacacatgagggcagggcaggtaatcaacaaggaggaggagggagaacacaaggagggaaaacacaggaggcaaaacacaggaagcaaaactcaagacaatacacagggaggacaggactaccaaagtaaaacaggtaacacaagacaagacaactaaacacaaacccaggaaaacaaaacacagaactacaggaaaataacaataactaaacagatcaaactaaaaacccaaaacaaggaaaacaaaaccataaataaacaccaggtcgtgacagtttctttgtaatggcaaatggtcaactttgaggccatgcccccaccacaccgtaacacttttgaaagagttttggaatgcgtctagtCCTTATGGtctcctgagtggacacagtgaatttcagcacAATttgatgaagtatgcgaggcgtgaaaagttttgcagcagggtcacacatcgccaaaaatggccgcaAACTTTAatatggcggacttcctgttgggtttggagggggggtctggaggtgatacacatgtgtgccaattttaatgatactgtgtcaaaccggccagaagGGCAGGCacaaaaacctatgaaaacacaacattttgtgtagccagtaggtggcgctgtgtcaaatactcaatattgttgtatagatgtgtttatggtcagactctgatcatacatgtgacatttggtatagatcagacagtaaacacagaagttatagcgacttcctgtttcctgtgaaatcgcCAAATTTTGAGGCTTTAACTTTAatatggtggacttcctgttgggtttggagggggggtccaagagacttttttgtgcgtcttggggtgatacatatgtgtgccaattttaataatcctgtgtcaaaccgaccagaggggctacgcgttgggggcgctatagagtcattttccgatgtgcgtttcaaaagtcagcaaatttcaaaatgtttcgggcgaatgaatttttctaccacgtttggtgagttttggggcatgttaaggcccccaaaaatgcgatcccggcggaaaaaaaataataatcctgagggtttcaatagggctcttgcaccatttggTGCTCGGGCATACTCAAATGAACATAGGCCATTTTTTTGTAACAGTTATTCATTCCACAATCTAGTTACACATAGTCTACAGATTGTACTAATACAGCTGTATACAAGGTAATACAATCTATCTGGTAGCAGCATAAATCACATTTGGTTCTGGTTCTCTTCTGTTACGTTGTGGTCTAAATGTCACCGCAGCATAGTTCAGTTCATCAGAGCCATGATTCTGTGAAAACAGCATTTATAGTCGCAATAGAGGCAGATTATACACAACTGGaatatgataaaatatgatGGATATTTCTGatataatacaaatatataacaaGACATGCATACAATTTAAGAAAAGCCTATAAATcctataaataaacacaatatatatatatacatgtcaTAGTTGGTTTTACCTGACTTGGctctgtgttctgttctgtaTTAGCTAAGTAACAGAAATGAGACATGTGGTCATTTTAATGCAGTTTTGCATTATTGACACAACTATAAGAGAAAAACTATGGAAAAGTACCTGTCTGAAGTTTCCTGATTTGAACAACCAGACCTATGATGACGATTACAAGGAAAATGGTGACAGCCCCCAGGGTCAGCTTCACTGTGTTCTCTGCGTCTGCTACGAGAtcataaaatggacaaaagTGGCTGAAATGTTTAAGCTTTGAATGTGTTATTTGGACAGTGAAAGGATTCTTACATTTATATTTGTTGTTCATGTCACTGTGAGGGTCCTCACTGCCTTTAAAGGGACATGATTTAATACTTAATCATATTATATTCAGCATACAGGATGTTGAAGACGGTGATATTAACAGAAATCAAAGGAAAGTAAAGCCTGTTCAGTTATCTTACCTTCaacatgtaaatgtgtcacACTAAAATGTAGAACTCCACTTATGTAAAATCCACAGAAATACAGCCCTGAGTCTGATAAATCCACTTGTTTCATTGCGAGAAAAATGGTGGTCATGTTGGAGCTCATTTGAAAGctttcatttttaaatgcatCACAATATGAGGGAATGCCTCTAAATCCAGTCAtaacagagacacagctgacCATGTTAATGTTGACCAGTCTGAACCAGAATGCCATCGCTGCATAGTTGGAAATGTTGGGGCAATTCAGTGTGACGTCTTTACCAGGCTGGACCTCCACAGTGTTAAACCTTGAACCTGAGACAGGGATCCAGACtgtaacacacagcagaaatgacaGGAAAGATACGTGTGTAAAAAACACCTTTGTAAACACACAATGGTTAAATTGtgctaaaaatacatttatacatGAGAAGTGATGTGAAGAATAGATGAAAGCCTGTACTTACAAAGGATGCAGAAACTTAAAGCTGATTTTAAGGCAGAGTTCATCATTGTGCGTATGACTGAAAGTCTGCAGTGTCCGTAAATGATGTGTGACCCAGGAAGGAGGCTCTCAGTTTAAGAGGCGGAGTGTTTCCGCTGCCAAACCAGTTGTTCAAACATGCTACATACAGTGTTAACTCAGAGCACTGAATGTTTAATATTCAGAAGATatgatacaaataaaatgtaacacagacacatattaATAAGAAAATCTTCCTAATTTCATTTTTTCGCCAATAAAATAATCAGCTTTATAAATAACCTGTTGTCTTCATGTTGTCTGCTGTCACATTGTACATTATTATCTGCTGTTGTAGTATTGGAATATACTCTGGCCTTAGACAGGTTGGGTTGGAGAGGTCATCTTAAGAGGTGACCTGTGAGGTCATCTGCATTTATGtccaacctgatctcacagaaatacgtgacatacacacggattgttaacactgaattacgtggcactgacatgaaaagtagtgaaattacgtgcaggcaccacGAAAAACTGTCTCCATGCagaaagtcaatgcggggcattttTGTAGTGACACCACGGATTTTTAATACATTtggacaccacggacatgaTCGCCAATAGAAAGGAATGATCCAATTTGATTAccgtcattattattattattattattacagtcatgtcgctctgacaattcacgcatttctctaaGCGATTTGGCCCTTAATAACCCTTTTTAGGGAACAATcactatttattattatttaacacaaacaaatggcCCAACACGCccatctatgtcgacatacacgtttatttgatcgataaaagtttttttctaatgcaacagtgcttgatatGATTGTGTGCGACAGCATTTCCTTATGAAATGACGGGAAATGGGGCGTAAcgtggagacatttgttgaagtgagcatgtggttatttcatttttgagaacgacTGGATTGAAAGACGGTGAAAGCTAACGTCGGTTACCAGTTGCTCTGGACGGAAGCGTCATCACATTGCTATGGTAATGCAACTTGCGGGCCCGCACGTGGTGACGTAAATTGCCTGCGACAATGCATGCATTTTACTAAGcgatttcacctaaataaacatttatttttttccttggTTTCCTCGTTTAATGTACTTGTATGTACTAATGTACTAacttcatctccaaaatcttctacatatttatccatgtcaatcttttgcctggtgcatgtttgttcatattgttttctaagtagttgtgtattaatatttaaattgcacttcatattggtagtaatcatgacggtaaacatattaatattatgatgcatagtatttagataatattataatacaatattatttatatctgcaaagtttggAAGAAGACTATCGGTATAAACCATAtatggtttccacggcaacggACGTCACGTGGcgcctcatcaagctgtcattcatttggcggctacttgccaactatttgctaggctatatgctacatgctaacgttaactgtcacatcaagacagcagattgacgtcacCGTCAGCTAAATGACGGCTGTTTGCATGGTGCTATCTCCACCACCGAAATCTGTTCAACTTGTAGTTACTGTCAGtgagttgtcaataaaatgcaaatagcTGCACGCTAggagcacatttctgcttttaacacatgaactttgaagaAGTGTTCACTGCCCATGTTCACATTTTCACTATGTTCACAGGTGttacaatgactttaatgtgtATGGCTAATCATTTACACCCCACCATGTTTATTATAAtcttttcacagtggaaagacgaggcctccgtctctgcagccagcctgatttcagtccaaggcatctactctgcaacttagatctacagccacatcaaaatacttcagatgatctgataaaatacaacagttacacacagaaatccaaacagtgtcatgtgattataGTTTTTTCATCTAAGCATGTTGAAAGCCAGGTTAGGCCTCAAGCtacagtgtgtgctgcagcagttcaaACTAATCAATTCCTTTTGAGGAACTACTGGCAGCATGGGCCTTTTTAGGAGTGACTTATATAAGTAACTTATAACTTAAGTTATATgcaaatggtcacaatgacatgCATTGCTTACTAATGCCATGTAACCCTCTTCATCAGAGtttatgttttactgacactgatTGTGGTCTGGCCACAatctggtctggtctggctgTTCAACAACTGTCATGTGTGAACTGTGTAGCTGTTGGCACACCTGCCTTTCCTGAGGCCATCACGAGATAGATAGGTGGTTAGGTCCAGGTCAGTGCCATCTAGTTGGTGCTCATATATGTAATAGAACTCTGTTCAGTAGACATTGGTAGCAGGTTCCTGGATCTTCTATTGACAACATATAACAGCAAGTAGGCCCCTAAACCTCAGAGGCCAGATTCTGCATTTTCATGGGTTTTGTCAGTTTCAGGTCAAATCAGGGGATTGACCTGGAAACAGGGAGCTGCAAATCTGGTTCTAACATATGTGACAGAGTTCTTCAAGGGCTTTCAAGATCGCTTAGAGCAGGGAtagccaaacttttttcggggagggccagattcgataatgcgaaagtctccaagggccaacagtccccgatgtcattattttacaataaaaatgtgtatgctgttttgtaacatattacatcttacacagcaaacaaaataacatcttagcattcagatgaacagatcagaaaatgttatctgaatttacagcataaatttaaaactttcagaaactgtgtggttgtgataacagagcaacaggcaagttattgactctactgtgaaggtgagatctgatcatatgtggcagatctggtttaggagcagcagacatcagtaaaatggtagaccaggtgggagtcatttagtgctgaccTCAAAGGGTCTTGTAGACGTAAAAACgcgccttacgacagatgcgtactgaatgacggagtctttttgagagaagtgccacGAGCAATGAgcatccctctccctctccatcatgtcgctttaacttctctaatggctctagcatcgctccctgctgctccctgctgggagcgacatgatggacagggagagggacgctccgctccactcccctgctctcctggagccccccaatactccggcacattccccagagagggacgctcattgctgcacgggaAGGTTGCTCTCTGGCCAGGCAGCCCGCTCCCGTGCGCCCCGTctatgaattctaata
This region includes:
- the LOC114451178 gene encoding uncharacterized protein LOC114451178 — its product is MMTSPKFVFYVTCLFLGKLAQKTCQSSSVHLTRKSGFISANVGENVTLRCFYDSQLVARYFWYKQTLGQKPKLISKFYVYDKNATFLDEYKNNPRFSLDTGNGKNHLMILDLQFSDSATYYCASSFSVSFEFREGVTVSIKGSGLNLKPSVSQSVSESLQAGGSVTLNCTVHSETCDGEHSVYWFRHSETSHPGLIYTHGGRNDQCERKPKTQTTNCLYNLPRNVNLSNYDAYCAVASCGHILFGGEKELKDDEVRDGVKSLVLVYFLSGALAFTTILTVVLAFLVFKMNKRSGQDSTGIFSSESTPNTVVCQDGENLHYATALDFKANRSRRKMTTQTECVYSSVRQ